AATTCCGCCGGAAGCGCGCACGGCGCTGACGTTGCGCGAGCTGTGCGGGCTGACGACCGAGGAAATCGCCCGCGCGTTCCTGACGACCGCGCCGACGATCGCGCAGCGCATCGTGCGCGCGAAGGCGAAGATTCGCGAGGAGCGCATTCCTTACCAAACGCCGACGGGTGCGGAGTTGCCGGAGCGTTTGGGCGCGGTGCTCGCGGTTGTCTACCTGCTCTTCAACGAGGGCTACGCCGCGTCGTCGGGCCCGGACTTATTGCGCGCGGAATTATCGGCGGAGGCGATTCGGCTCGGACGCATGTTGTTCGAACTGCTGCCAGAGCCGGAGGTGATGGGCTTGCTCGCGCTCATGCTGCTGCAGGAGTCGCGGCGCGCGGCGCGCGTAGATGCGGCAGGCGAATTGGTGCTGCTCGAGGAACAGGATCGCGCGCGCTGGGATGCGGCGGCCATTCGCGAGGGCGTCGGGTTGGTCGAGCGTGCGCTGGCGACGCGGCGCTTCGGCGCCTACACGCTGCAGGCGGCGATCGCGGCGGTGCACGCCGAGGCGCGTTCCGCCGCGGAGACGGACTGGCCGCAGGTCTGCGCGCTCTACGCGGCGCTCCTCGAAATGCAGCCCTCGCCGGTGATCGAGCTCAACCGCGCGGTGGCGGTCGCGATGCAGCGCGGGCCGGCGGCGGGGTTGGCGCTCATCGACGCGCTCCTCGC
This window of the Candidatus Didemnitutus sp. genome carries:
- a CDS encoding RNA polymerase sigma factor, producing the protein MSEPTPTDVRVQLDAVYRAEAGRVLATLVRLLGGFELAEDAMHEAFRAAAERWPVEGFPRNPRAWLVSTARFKAIDALRRESRLDAAHVPVAEALHGASASAPQSDEDVPDERLRLIFTCCHPAIPPEARTALTLRELCGLTTEEIARAFLTTAPTIAQRIVRAKAKIREERIPYQTPTGAELPERLGAVLAVVYLLFNEGYAASSGPDLLRAELSAEAIRLGRMLFELLPEPEVMGLLALMLLQESRRAARVDAAGELVLLEEQDRARWDAAAIREGVGLVERALATRRFGAYTLQAAIAAVHAEARSAAETDWPQVCALYAALLEMQPSPVIELNRAVAVAMQRGPAAGLALIDALLARGELQDYDLAHAARGDLCRRLGRRNEAREAYARARALGPAEAVRRFLEKRLRELA